From Triticum aestivum cultivar Chinese Spring chromosome 7B, IWGSC CS RefSeq v2.1, whole genome shotgun sequence:
aaaatatcaaaaatattatctctatcagatctcaccttcgtaagtgaccgtgaagggattgacaacccctaagcgttggttgcgagtagctatcgctttgtgcaggtacgagggacttgcgcgtctcctactggattgataccttggttttaaaaaactgaggaaaatacttacgctactgtgctgcatcatcctctccttttcggagaaatccaacgcaagctcgagacgtagcagtgAGTCATAATGGGTGCCGCCAAGGCCACTCTGATACCCCTAAGTCACTTCATGGCTAACTTTGGTAGGTTGAATAACCGAACAACGGTTTGGTTAGGCTCTGGTCGGAAGTCATGAAGATTGTTGGACGAGATTGTGAGCCTTAATCTTTGAGTGTTTTTTTTTTAGAATCATTAATCTTGGAGTAATACACAAGAACTTTTCGAGGAGAAAAAATGGACTTTCGAAAGAAAAAAAAGTTACCGGGCAGATGGGGCACGAGGCATCGTCCGTGCCAGGCTGGAATGTGATTACATAGAAGAAACCCACCCAGCCCACATAGACGGTCTCGAGTTTGTTgttactcaaaaaaaaaaaaaaaaaaaaaaaaaaaaaagaacccTGAGTTTGTTCGACCTCCAGCCAGTCCCGGAAGAAACAAACAGGGGAGGGGAGGCAGAAGATCGGAGGAAGAAGAGGGATCAGCCATGGACATCATCACGCAGCTGCAGGAGCAGCTCAAcgagatggccatggtggccgtCAACACCTTCGGCACGCTGCAGCGAGACGCGCCGCCCGTCCGCCTCTCCAACAGCTACCCCGACCCGCTCAACCCGAACCCTAACCCCGACGGCCCCGCCTCCCAGCCCCAGACCCCGCCCGCGCCcggcgcgccgccgccggcacctctaCCGCCGCAGCCACCGCAAGCGCCGCCCCAGCCGGCTCTCGACCTCGCCGAGCAACCCAAGGCCATGAGCCACGCGCTCGTCCTCGCCGCAAAGAAGGTGCGCATCCCGTGCCCTCTCGCATCTCCCCCCTTTTATTCTCTCTTCGACACCTGCTCGAGGAATTCTCAATTCCTACAACTTATTTAGATAAAATGAGCACTTATATATGATCCTGATTCAAAACCTGCAAAGCATTAGCAACTGTTTCATCACCCTGATTCCAAACACAGATATTGCCTCTTCTCTCAATGAATTTAGAACAATTTCCCTCCTAAACTTCACTCTCAAAATTTTGACAAAGCTACTAGCTGACAGGTTACAATCCATAATCCCAAATTTGGTCAATATAAGACAATACGGCGTTATTAAAGCCAGGATATGGTGTGATTAATAGAAGGATGAAGGTGATAGTTACTGATCACTAGCAGGGCATGTTGTGTTAGGTCCGTGATATCGATATACTGGGTTAGCTGACCTAGCTGTTAGATGATCTGTGCTCCTGTTTCTTTTACCGTTCTTTTGTTTTAAGTGTAATGCTTACAAGACCATTGCTGGTAGAGTGAGATTTTGTCTGTTTTATCATTTCTGTCGTACAGCTAGAGCACCTACCATAGCGAAAGTGCCCATGTTTTGTCTTACATGGACATTATGATCAGCATACTTCTCCTTTCTCAGGTTGTATCGTGCTAATTATACTCTCGCTTCTGTGCCTTCTGTGATTGTGATTATATCATGTGATAGTGTCATGCCGTATTTCATCTGTACACAAACATGAAGCACAATTTTGCTAATCTCGAAAGAGACCGAACTTGTGCTGAAATGTGCCTCTAGTTACTACTTTCAACATTGTTCTGATAATAATAAAGAAACATTGTCCCTTCCATGCAGTTTGATGCTCTTGTTGCTGCATTACCACTGTCATCTGAAGAGGATCAGTTGAAAAGAATTCAAGAACTTCAGGTATGTTTCAGTTTCACGGTATTAGTATCAGATTAGTAGTATCAGTGAACATAGGTTAACCTACCAAAATAGTTACACAAGGAATTATGCAGCTGGCATTTCTGAACCAAAGGGCACTAACACTCGTTATTATGAAAAACTTGAAAACTAAACCATCTGTTACGCATAACATAATAAGAGAAAGCTAAAGAAGGATGATGCAGCACTTCATTTATAGGAAAAGTACTTACAAGACGGCACCATGTGATTTGCAACTATACATCTGCTATTTTCACTTGGATGTTGTCTCATTGTATCTGCTAATGGCAGTTTAACCTGTTTTTAGTATATTATACTATCGTTGCAAATGTTATGCTTTCTCCTGTTTGTTCTGCTTGTGCGTAACATTTCATGTTAGACCTGCCCTCCTGAAAGATTTTATCTCTGAAGACTAGTAATGAATGTTTGTGATTCTAAAAGTTCAACCGAAGAAAAGCAGGTGCTTGATGTTACATGTTTATAACGTCTCATGGTACTTAGTTTTAGGACAAAATTAGCTCTCCCTGATATGTTCCAGAAAATGGCCACCATTTTTCAGTACCCGATCGCCCATCTGCAAATTATTGATTTTATATGGCCTGTCTTGGCAAAGGCTAACCAGTGCGTCTAAGATCCACATTTACCTTGTTTTTATCCGGCAATCAAATCATGTAACATGAAATTTGCAGGCAGATAACGAAGTTGTGGGATTGGAGCTTCAGAAACAACTTGAAGCTGCTGGTAACAATTTTGAATTTTGCACTTCTTATCATGGTATAGCTAATGAACAGCTGATGTATTATATATCTTGTTCCTTTCACAGAACTGGAATTGCAACGGGTTGAAGTGTTGTTTAATGAAGCTACAGACAACTGTATAAATTTGAAGAAGCCAGATTAGCAATTATGCATGTAAGTTTGGATGGTATCCTCGGTCAGTATATTAATAGACTAGTTATAGCATGGGACTGTTTAGTGGGGACCAAATGAACGCTGAGCCCTTTGTAAAATTTACATTCAAGTTTTAGTTTTTGCAGTTTATCCTAAATATTGAAGGTATGGCTTTAGTTGACTCCCATTCAAATTTGTGCCATTTCAGGTAGCTGAACCCGTGTTGGTGGAGACATGAATTTCCAGCATTCTGGTGTTTTCTCTCTTGTACAAGTCTCTAAAgtgtcttatatttgtttacagagggagtagttcctAATGTCTTGACAGTTTCCAAGCTAGATTTGTAGACAGTAATGTTGTCTTGTTTTAACTTGCGTGCGTTGATATTCCATGAGCACTTGCTGGATGAGTTATTAAAGTTCAGTGTTGTAACACCTATACCCTGAATTCTGAAACGAAGAATCTGTCGCATCACCAGGGCAACTGAAATGATATTTCATTGGGAACGAAGAAAAAAGCATAGGATGGACATCTTATGATCACTCAAACACTGAAGCTATGCCTGATTCGAACAATGGCAGTTCTGATGGTGAAAACAAACACGCTAAACTTTCTAGGGGACAGACACATATATCCTAGAAACATCTTATTTTCTCGGCTTCAGCGATCCACCTGGACTGGGCTCATGCATACTTGCAAGTGCCTAGACCTGCAAGGAAGGAAGGAAATTATTAGGGAAGAAAGAAGCGGTCAGATGAGCACAAGAGAGAGATTTGAGAAATCGGCGgcatgagatgagatgagatgagatgcttACTGGGGTCGGTGATGCTGATGATGCCGGTGGCGTTGAAGAAGCAGTTCCACGAGTTCCTCCCCCTGGCCTGGTAGTAGGCGTTCATGGCCACGGACGCCCGCGACAGCAGCACGCCGCCGTTCAGCGCGGAGCAGCCCCCCGTGCCCTGGATCGCGCTGCAGTCGCTCTgggagcaggcgaactccaggTTGGCCCTCAGCGCCGCCTCGCCCGTCGATGGCTTGGCCACGCACCACGTCTTCGCCACCGCCGCCTGCGGATCAGCCAACAAAGCAATTGAGTAACTCAAGAGCTGAAGAAGATAGATGCTGATAGGCGATCGGTCAGGAGAATGCCTCTCACCTGTTTCTGCTGAAAGCTTGGTGCCGCTGCCGCTGAAAGAATTTGCCACACAAGAATCGATCGATGTTAAGAACTATAAATAGATCAGAGACTAAGCAGTGAAGGAGCACCATCTGCAGTAAGATTTTGCCACGGAATTCGGAAAATCTTGAGGATGCAGATGAGATTGAGGAGTGATTGTACCGTGAGTGCAGTGCGTCAGTAGCACGAGAGCGGAGGCCAAGGCCATGAGTCCGACGGTGGTTGAACCTGAACCCATCTCTTTCTTGTGACGGTGAGAGAGGACGCAAGAAACTGTTTTCTCTATGCTATATGTGAGGAGGCAGAGGTCTGTGCTGCCGTCTTGTGAGCGACTGTTTCGTTCATGCTCGCGGCGTGGCGGTGTGCGTGTATATATGCAGACGAAGAAGATGGGGGAAGCCGAAGCAGAAAGGGTGTGCTGCACAAGCGGTTCACCGCAAAAAGAAGGAAATACCAAATCCAATTTATGCCCAGCATTGATTGCGGCTTTGCCGCATTTATATATCTCGCCAAAACGCCTCCGTTTCTTCTGTTACGACTACGCTTTGAGAAGGGACGCGAAAATAAAAAACGACACAAGCACGGTTAGAAAAAGCACTACCCGCCATGTACGCCCGGTATCTCCACGACACGCCTGACAAACTCAGTTCTGTCAGTATACTGCTAGCAATCTTGGTTCatactacctccattcctaaatataagtctttttacatatTTCACTATAAAAACTACATTCAAATGTATATAGACGCCTTTTAGAGTATAGGTTCACTTATATATTTAGGAATCAAGGGAGTACTTATCAGGTATGCTAAACTTCCAACAAGACTACCATAGTTAGGCCTTGTTTGAAACCGCTCCACTCCATCAAATCCAGTTTGAATCAGTTTCATTCAGAAGTTGCAGCTTCATCAAAAAGCAGTTTATTGTGTTTTGTTTTCAACTAACTCTACCTTCAAGAATCAGAAATTTTGGTGAAAAATGTCTATTTGGCTTGCTGACTGGGAAAATAAAACAAAGGAGTATGCACTTACCGGTGACATCACTGGGTAATTTCCACACAACTCCatgagagcatctacagccggaccccCATACCCCTAAACGCACGGATAGGAAATCATTACCCAACTGGGCGCCACATATCCGCCCCAAATGCCCAGACTGACCGACACCTACCATTCCTAGGCCATATCTGGGGCGGATATGGGGATACCTGGACACGCCCGCCATGTCAAACTGACCGCTAGGGCCTACGCCAATTCACTCATGTCCATCCCTTGCCCGACCAGACCCCTTCTCTTCTCTGTTGGCCCTCCTCCACACAGTCGCCACTGGAGTTCCGGCGCTATCGGTGCTCTGCCGACATCCGTAACACCGGAAGCCCCAACCCACACCCTGGCCGCAATCGGACAAGGTCGCCGCCACCGGATGCCGCCCCAGTTTTTCATTCTTTCGGTCATTACTTCTAGGTCACCAATGGATTCGTCGTGGAATGATGGCTATGCAAATGATGATATTGACGACTTCATATTCAACGAGTTCATCATGTCGTCGGATTCAGATAATGAGGATGCTAAAatgatgatgagcatccaagaggagTTGGAGAAGGCAGAGGAGCACGTCCTAAACTTCAACGGTTCCATCAAGGGCCAGAGAGTTATTCCACGTGATAGGATTGTCGATGCACGGATTCTGTACACAGACTACTTCACGACGGTCACAACATTACTTTCTTTCGTCATCGCTACCAGATGAACAGAAAGTTGTTCTTGCGGTTAGTGGAAGGCGTGGAGAAGGTTGATTGCAACTTCAAGCTGAGGAAGGATTGTTACGGAAACTTTCTTCTCTCTTCTGCAGGATGCTTGCTATGGTAAAGCAGCAGATGCAATTGATGCAGAATTCCGGATAGGAAAGATCATGTCCTGAACTCCATGGTGCAATTTTCATGCAGTGTGGTGAAGGTGTTCGGACCGGAGCACCTGAGAGAGCCAAGTGTAGAGGACACATAAAAATTGTTGGCAATTGGAGCATCGAGAGATTCACATGTATGTTAGGTTCAGTTGATTGCATGCACtggcaatggaagaactgcccaaaaAGTTTGTGTAGGCAATACCAAGGTCACGCCAAAGAAgccaccatcatacttgaagtagTGGCATCGCAGGACTTGTCgatttggcatgctttttttgGCACGCCAGGTTTgtgcaatgacatcaatgtgctccaACGATCTCCTTTGTTCAGGAGACTATGTGATGGGGAAGCTCCAGTGTGCAACTATACCATCAATGGACACAACTACACCATGGGGTACTATCTTGCCGATGGTATCTATTCTCAGTGAGCGGGatttgtgaagaccatatctgaTCCCCAAGGCAACAAAAGCCCGCTTTGCAACAACGCAAGAGGTATCcaggaaggatgtggagagggcttTTGGAGTGCTCCAAGCTCATTGGGGCATATGCGCTCCCTGCCACcgttctcgtctaccactactgtcgggcaacaaggccttgcgagcgtttcaccGGGTTTGACAACACCCCCTACTACaggttcgctatggtggacacgaccaacgatgtaaaggtgctcaagaatttggCCTTGGCCTGcaagaatcttgtcaacatccagggccaatacatgATCTGGGGTAGCAAGAAGCATGAGAATGACTCACTAGTTCAGCTCATCGAGGGCATCATCGACCCcaactacagagacatgaaggatgcCTCCAACGAGGACaggcttgctgatacgtctccaatgtatctataattttttattgtttcatgctattatattacccattttggatgtttatgggctttagtttacacttttatatcattttggggactaacctactaactggaggcccagc
This genomic window contains:
- the LOC123159810 gene encoding mediator of RNA polymerase II transcription subunit 21 isoform X2 produces the protein MDIITQLQEQLNEMAMVAVNTFGTLQRDAPPVRLSNSYPDPLNPNPNPDGPASQPQTPPAPGAPPPAPLPPQPPQAPPQPALDLAEQPKAMSHALVLAAKKFDALVAALPLSSEEDQLKRIQELQITKLWDWSFRNNLKLLNWNCNGLKCCLMKLQTTV
- the LOC123159811 gene encoding major pollen allergen Ole e 10, which gives rise to MGSGSTTVGLMALASALVLLTHCTHAAAAPSFQQKQAAVAKTWCVAKPSTGEAALRANLEFACSQSDCSAIQGTGGCSALNGGVLLSRASVAMNAYYQARGRNSWNCFFNATGIISITDPSLGTCKYA
- the LOC123159810 gene encoding mediator of RNA polymerase II transcription subunit 21 isoform X1, with the protein product MDIITQLQEQLNEMAMVAVNTFGTLQRDAPPVRLSNSYPDPLNPNPNPDGPASQPQTPPAPGAPPPAPLPPQPPQAPPQPALDLAEQPKAMSHALVLAAKKFDALVAALPLSSEEDQLKRIQELQADNEVVGLELQKQLEAAELELQRVEVLFNEATDNCINLKKPD